The sequence GGGTTATTATTTAAGAAGAccgactatgaaaaaaaaaaaaacttcgccgTGTGCAGTGGAAATCAGACGGCAAACATCCACTAGGCACAAAAGTAGGTTTCTTGCCTTCGCATAATATTAGGCAGTTAAATTTATTACTGTTGGTCCTTTTTGCACATGTCAAATAATCCCTAAAAATTCCAGCGCATATTTGTCTAACGTCGTGTACATGATATACGTTCCCTTGCTGTGCTATTGGAAATAATGCTGAATGAACTCGCTTACAGAGGCAGTGACAAGCCAGGCGTTGGAACAGACACGAACTCAAGGGCTCCGAGAAGCGTTTCTCTGTTGTATAAATTCGCTACTAAACAACGAAGGCTCCCCGCGTGTGaaacaacacacacagacacatgcacacagacacacacaaaaaagaacagtGTGAACTGAATCAGCGCTAGTGTTGCTTTATGTATTGTCTTGAACAGCAGATTGTGAATAGAACATGCAAGTGTAATAATGTTTCTAGTTTTTTTTATTCGCAACGGGCATTCTCAGCCTACTTGAACCACTTTGTGCCAATCTACATATCTAGCTTCTTTTACGCCGGCActtctcagtaaaaaaaaaaaaaatgcgttgcgATTTATGCGGCGCTCTGCAGATTCGAACACACGTTCAACGGTTTCATCATGCACATCAGGCTGACGCTAGAGCGCTGCGCCACGAATGCCCGCGGGTAGCGAGGGATAAATTCTCAGTGTTGGCACGCATCGGCGAGCCACGAATGGAATCTCGGTGGCCACGCAAATGGATGGCGCAGAGGAGCGCGAGGGAGGAGCTCGGCTGTAGTACACGGCTCATGCATGACGCGTCGTGTGGCTGGCTCTCTCAGTTTTGTTATGGTGCAGGCGCGCGGGGGCCAAGACCACGCACACTTCGTGATGTACATAAATTATATATATGCACGACTTATGACGCGTAAACGTAAAATGAATTTTGTGCAATATTTTAAAAATCTGTACATATGTATATGCCTTTCATAATTCACAAAAGTTAACAATCTTGCCAATCTATTAAAAATAAGTTCTTTCACCACAATTTATGCTTGTACTTATCACTTGCAGATATTTAACAAGTGAATCACGTACTTCTCTTTACTCTTAGAAAATACATTAACTTTATGATCGCATAACACGAAATGAATCTTTACCAATTATTTCAATAACGAATCTGCCATCACCACAGTACGTGCGCCCTTAAATGTTAATCGCAGTGAAGACGATAAAGAACCTCCAAAAATGGATTTTGACGAATTTTTTTACTCATAAGCATCTACTCTTATGTTCCTGTCATTTCCAATTTCTCCTTCTGCTTCCGTTTTACTCTTCTCTTTTTACTCCCTTGGCCGAGTTTGCAGGCTAGAACACTGTAGTTAAGGCTGTAGCGGGTATCTTTATGCGTGCCAGCTTCAGCGATGACTATGACGAAGACCCAGTGGCTGCACTCTGTGTGTGCCGTTTGCCCGACCGGGATGTTTTGCAGTGACGACTTGCGATTGTCAACTCACTTCAGTTTTCTGGATATATAGTAACTTACCTATGTGAGGTGACCGGGTGCGCTTTATGCACTCCCAGCAAGGGCAATCTGTCAGGTTTTTATCTTCTAACAAATGTCTCCCTTTCTTTGAACTGCGGAGATTCATTTGAAATCTTTACTACTCGAAACGTTTTTGACTACAACTTGAGCTTATGTGTCCGTAAACTCTTCTCTCATTTGGCGATTCCTGCAATTAATACGGGTAACTCATCTGACCACCGACGCCAACATAAAACGGCCAGCAACGTCCCAGCCTTTGTACGTAGGactgaggtcgcgggatcgaatcccggccacggctgccgcattccaatgggggcgaaatgcgaaaacacctgtgtacgtagatttatgtgcacgttaaagaaccccaggtggtcaaaatttccgcagtcctccagtacggcttgcctcataaccagaaagtgatttcggacgtaaaaccccataatttaattaattacttacGTAGGACTGCGTAAATAGCGTATTAGTAGATTTTACATACGAAAACTATCTCATGTGGGAACAAGAAACCATTGCGAAGTTGCCTTCCGTCCACGCAATACACGCTTCATTTGCGAAGGCAATTTTCTCAGAAGCTACGGTAGGCATATTGTCCTTCAGTGCCGATCAGGCTTAAGAAGTGAACCTCCGAGGGAGCAATCCAGGCTTCACAAGGTAGTTGTTACGGGAAAGCAATTTTTGATGTGTATGGAGGCAGAGTGActtcaggaaaaagaaaagtggtcaGCGTTCTTTATGCTTCGTTCTTTGAGATGTTACGCCCGCATGACAATTTTACGTGCAATAATCGATGGGACGAGAAATAGGGCTGCAGCGTCAACAGGTCTTACCTTTACGTGAGGGTTGCTGCAGCCCATGTTAAGCCGTGTAGTTTGTATCAGCAAATGGGATGAAGTGAGGAGGAACAGTTTGTACGTTCAGCCTCTTGTTTGTGCTATATACTTGCTACGAAAAAAAGGCAGTTAAAGCTACAGTGCATGTGCTGTCGTACTTTCACTACGTCCGTGTTTTTACCCGCCAGAAAAGAAAATGTGTTAACTAAAACAGAGTATAGCCCAGCTTTTCGTTCTTACTACAAAtcttcatttgtggttttacgaAAGCTgatcaaaataaacaaaaacaagcatGAACCTCACAGCAGACATAAAACAGCCATTCAGAAATATTAATAAACACTACCCTTTTAAGCAGTTCCAATAACCTTAACATTACGCCGCATTTCTTTAAATAGGAAGTACAATAATGTcagtagcaaaaaaagaaaagaaccttaGCAAGTAAGTAGCCCTTGAAACTACGTACGCTCATATCAGTGCCTTACGCCTGTTCGCCACgtaaatggaaaataaacctaTCCAAGCAACGTAAAACAATATTTAGGGAAACCGAAACAAAACTATTTCTGTACAAGAATTCATTTGGGCACGCTGGTACTGGCTCAACATactgaaggggcagcgcaagacggcAAAAACAGAAACCATTAAAGATACAGCACAGCGTTGGACTCGCAGCTAGCTTTATTATAAAGCATATATATACTTAAGTATTACTACCTACACtcacgtgctctcccatccatGATGTCCTCACCAGTGCACAGGAAAACAGCAAAACCATGTATTCTAATGCTATACTATGAAGCGGTTTAAAAGTGCTAATTAACTGTCATGCAGAGTTAATGAAGCCATGCTTACAACAACGCGGTCTATTTTTCTTGATATGGTAGGCCTCAATAGTCTCTCTCGAAGTCTGATTGCTATGTGCGGAAAGAATTACGGTATCTTCAAACTTTTTCATTGCCCTAAATTTCATGATGCTGTCGCGAAGCTGCTTGGCTAGTGATAAAGATAAAACAACAATGACGTAGCTGTCATCGGGAGAAACGAGGCCAGTTTACTATTAAAAGAAAGCACGTTTCAGAGGCAGTGTACTCTTATGTCGGCGCGTGCCAGGTAATGTTGTTAGCAAACTAGATTATCGGAAATGACCTTGTGTTGGTCAAATAATCATTATTCGGATGACGGGCTTCTGGAACAGAATCTTTGGAGTGGCGTGGCTACTCATGTACAGCATATACAGCATGCCTGTATCATTGTACACTTGGCACCTGTGAGGCACCAATATGGAAATGCTTACAAGAACGCTAGGTTGAGCAGGTCAGGTATGCGTGATTTCATAGTTCACAGAACAGcgcaaaagagagagagcgagaaagtgACGCACTAGAGAAGCACACCGGAAACGACCGCACTCATTCGCTATAGTGTTCCTTGCCGGGCGTTTTCGCCTTTTTTTCGCACCGTTTATTCAACCTCGTAAATAAATTTCCTTACAAACATCCCGCAGTCGGATGATTAAGGCACAACGCTTGGGCAACGTGCATGCGCCCTCACGCAGCTTTCGGCACCTCGTGATAACAAATGTTACCTCATACACACGTGGCTTAGGGAGCCTCGTGCCTGTAGTTTTTCGCGAATGTCGTACCTGCGTATGACTCTCCGCTGATGCTTGCATTATAGCCAGGGGAAAGAACAAGGAACTGACGAAGTACTACAGTGAAGGCCGCTTTTATTTCACCGATTGTTTTGTCGTTATAAGGTCGTGTGAATATCCGAAGCTTTCGAATACTAAttcgggtgtcacacggcgcacttttgatcgtgATCAAGCCTAAtacggatcgaatttctcggtcttGATTGgatcctttgcgcaagctgcgtgAGGAAGCCAATCGCTGTCGAGAATTCGGATCAGGATCGGGTTTGATTGCCATCAAAATGGCCGCGTGACACCAGTATTACTTAAGCACTGCGCTATCCGATTGTGTCTGCGAATAAAAATTTCACTATTCTTAAATACAACAGGGGTGGGCGAAGTTTTGTATATCCGAGCTTTTgtatacgaatcgaatattgcaTGCTATAtattcgtattcgtattcgaaaaggaACTATTCAAGATTTTTGAAGTtggaaactaaccaaatatttcgcaacaaccaaATTTAAAATCTGTTGCTGCTCTCTGTCTGCTAAAAACCCgctgcggttgctcagtggctatggtgttaggctgctgagcacgaggtcgcgggatcgaatcccggccacggcggccgcatttcgatgggggcgaaatgcgaaaacacccgtgtacttatatttaggtgcacgttaaagaaccccaggtggtcaaaatttccggagtcctccactacggcgtgcctcataatcagaaagtggttttggcacgtaaaaccccataatttaataaaaaaattttctgtctgctaaaaaaaaagaattcgtgcTTGTACAAACTCGCCCAAATATCTGCTGTTATCAGCGCTTGTGTGCGTCCTCTTTGCTAACGGTCTGCGTAAAAACTGCGCTGTATATTTTCATCGTGAAAAAAAGTATCCCAAATTATCCGAAGTAAGACATGAAGCAATCCTATGACGGCCTACAAATAGAAGTTGAAACAGTTGAAACAAGACAACGGGCAGAGGGAGAAAAGGGAATGAAGAAGTttgggttatattgccacagcaTTCTATCACCAAAGATGCTCATACCTTGACAAagctattcctcggaattttgagaatgacaggccacaaacaaatgtaatgaaagaaaataccgacagcgcatgccttttgtgtTAAATCATcccagacttaaatattaaatatGTTaagcaataacagaaacctgaaaatggtgTAAttctttggcgcggctgtgcacgtCCCCTGAgattggcccacgcaagaggccttTCAACCAGAAAGctggccttcgtgcatagcgttcgtcgccagcatttcccggtaaacattatggttacataagctgaagttaccgagaagcgtgagaagcagtcaaggatctttgaataCTGTAGTGTCCCAATCTTAAAGAGGAAGCTTCAGTGTCCTCCAAGTGTTTAGTGCAAGCACCCGTGCTCGCGTATATTAGAGAATGAACAGCACAATTCGCGGGTGGAACGCAGTCTGATTGGAAAATGTTATTTCGCTATCGGCTACACGAGTACCAGCTTTTCAAAAGTATAGCAGCGCCTGATCACGTATCCTAGCCAGGGAAGGAATCACACCTTGTAGGTGATATTGTGCGTTCACAATGCCTGCAGGCATCGTTTACCTAGTCCGCACCTCCTCCGTAGTAAGAAGAGTAAAATTTGAACTTGGAAAGCTGACAGAAAAATCGGTACTTTCATTCTGCAGTCATGAATTAAAATTTGCGCGGCACAGAAGTTGGCTGTTCTGGCTATATACACATTTTTGAAAATTTTAAGGGGGCGATTTTGTATAAAAAGCGAGAATGCAATCTTCGGTATTTACCGCTGCGGCGTGGCCGGCGCACTTATTTGTAAATGTTGTCCATGATAGTCATGTAGGAAATGTCATGGGCACAAGGGGCGCCTCAGCTTTTCATGGTTAAGATTGGACAAATTTTATGAAAGGTCCTGCAGGCGGCACGGGCGtttcccacgcagggaccgacagggcggccgctgcgcgagcctgctggacgggcCCGTTGCTGGTCTTGGAGTATTGAGACTCGACCACAGCCACCCGAAGTGAGCGGACGTGCCGTCGGCGCTCTCCGGACCCCGAAATCTGCCCGAAGAGAACGTACGTGCCGTCGGCGCGCACTCCGAACCGATCCGACGTGAGCTTTGGCCGTCGCCCCCTGCCCGGGCCTCCCGAGGCGCGAGCTTTGCCCGTCGCCCCCTGCCCGGGCCTCCCGAGGTGCCGTGCGCTGTGTGTGCCAGTCGCCACGGAATACGCACGAATCCCCTCTGTTTGCGCCGCTGCCGACCGCTAAACCTACATCCGAACTTTTTTGGACCGTATCGATGTCGGAAAGTCTGCTCCTGGCCAGCCGCCGCACTGGGTCTTGCCTCGCTAGAGGCTAGGCCAATCACTGGTAGCGCACCCACCCCCAACAGCCATGGAGGTGCAATCGCAGGGCGAAGACCTCGACCCGACAACGTTCAGACCCAGTGAGTGGACCACGATACTCCGCGCGTACAAGGGAGGCAAACCAAGCCCGGAAACGCTGGTTGTGCCTCCTCATGCAGCCCCTGTTCGAGATAAGCCTGCCGCGCCCGCCGTCGGTGCTCCGGCCGACACTGCCCCTGCGACCTTCAAGCCGACATACCGTGCTCAACAACAACAGCTGCGCGTGACGCACGCAATCGCATTGCGAAGTAAGCAACTTGCGTCACTCCCTCCCGGCACTATAAGGGTAGTCTTCCGACCAAGAGGAGGCCTCGCTTTGAACGGAGCCATGGCGCAGCCACTCATGAAAGCTCTGCGAGTCACCGCCGCTGACCGGGACCTAGGAGAGTTTCACTTCCGGATTCACCCGACGAATAACACCTTCACGGTCGCTACACCTCACGAGTCAACGGCCCTTCACCTCGTCCAATCGTCCAAATCAAGGAAGTGATCCTTCAAGAAACCAGTTACCCCGTCGCCGCCTACATCGCACCGCCGCCCGCTGCTGCGCGCGGAGTCATCTCGCAAGCCTACTGGGCGGAAACACCGGAAGAGATGCTACAAGAcctccagactcgcaacccggaagCTGATATCATCGCAGCCCGCAGAATGGGTAGGACCCTTTCCATATTGATTACATTTGCGCATGGCCCAGTCCCTCACACCATACGCTACATGAGTGTAGTGCATAGATGCACGGCGTACAAGGGAAGTCCAGACGCGTGCACAAACTGTCGTCGACCGGGCCACAGACACGACGTGTGCCCCCACCCCAAGAGTGGTCTCTGCCCGCGGTGCGGGGACAAGCATGAGCTGCAAGATGTTCCCTCCTGCATCCCGATCTGCATTCTCTGTggggggcagcacctcacggGCACCGGCTCGTGCAAGGCAAGAAATACAGCCACCAAACGACTTATCCCACCGCCCCAGAAGTCAAAGTTCCCTACCAAGAAGGACTTTCCCCCGCTTAGCACGACCCTCCCGTCTACCTCTACATGGGCTTCCAAGGTTGCCAAGACGAACATCATGACTTCCCAGGACTCGGACGTGAAGGCTCTGCGGGATGAGGTAAGGCAGCTCAAGGCAGCCCTCTCTACCTCCACCCCTGCTCTACCCCCCACTCCACCATCCCCATCTTCCTCATCCAACCCGTCCGACCAACCTCCTCAGAAAAAGAGGAGGCCTGATGAGAGCCCAGTCCAACCTATAGACCTGGAAGCCAAATTTCAGGACCTCGCCCAAAACCTAGAATCCAAGTTAACAGAGCGCATTACTGCGCAGGTCACTGCACAGTGCCAGACTATGATTGAAGCAACCATTACCGGTATAATAGATAGGGTCATATCTAGCATCATGGCCAAGGTTGAGGAGCGTTTAGCTAACCTTATATCTGGACTGTCAGCGGCCTCTCCTCCCGCAGTCCCGCCTTCTGCACTCCTCCTTCGCCCCGCCACCCTTCAACATGGCTCCTCCGAGGCACCATAATTCcttacaaattattcaatggaattgcaggggctttcggcgaaagcgcgaccctctgcagcagattatcgccaattctttgtccccaccagacattatcgctatccaggatgccaatgtttgcaggcaactgccaggataCGCTGTTATCCCCTCTGACTCCACTGATCTTCCTCGGGTGGTTACATACGTCTGTAACACCTTGCATTACGCGGAGCACGACGTTACCTCTCCTATTGCTCACACCTTCATCGAAATTTTACCCCACACCCCTGCACAATCTCCCCTGTTCATGCTTAACTGCTATCTTCTCCCACGACAGCCCATTCACCTACTTGCTCCACTCCTCAAATCCGTAACCCAAATGGCCGGATCAAACCCCCTACTGGTTGCCGGTGACTTTAACTGCGCTCACGTGGACTGGGGCTATCGACGCACCAACCACAGAGGCACAG comes from Dermacentor andersoni chromosome 9, qqDerAnde1_hic_scaffold, whole genome shotgun sequence and encodes:
- the LOC129384043 gene encoding uncharacterized protein, yielding MLQDLQTRNPEADIIAARRMGRTLSILITFAHGPVPHTIRYMSVVHRCTAYKGSPDACTNCRRPGHRHDVCPHPKSGLCPRCGDKHELQDVPSCIPICILCGGQHLTGTGSCKARNTATKRLIPPPQKSKFPTKKDFPPLSTTLPSTSTWASKVAKTNIMTSQDSDVKALRDEGQPAISSWEDWEVLLSSTDPTSQVTAVARAADVMSKRSMNVST